The following are from one region of the Anabas testudineus chromosome 2, fAnaTes1.2, whole genome shotgun sequence genome:
- the acp2 gene encoding lysosomal acid phosphatase, with amino-acid sequence MLSAVVLFILMVGSVCVCEAAEERKLVYVTVLFRHGDRSPIKAYPTDPYQESDWPQGFGQLSQEGMMQHFELGQFLRKRYKGFLNDSYDRHEVFVRSTDYDRTLMSAEANLAGLYPPSGQQVFTPGLNWQPIPVHTVPQSEERLLSFPLGDCPRYKQLMNQTEHSPEFLNVTKTYQDIIDLVRNKTGLNKTNVESVWSVYDTLFCESRHNKSAPAWVTPDVMEKLKVLKDFGFQVIFGVYKQQEKSRLQGGILLGEIVKNLSKMAVPDPNQRQKLMMLSAHDTTVAALQASLNVFNGKQPPYASCQIFELYRDTNGSVSVSLFYRNDSTVEPYAQQLPGCSLNCPLDDFVRITKLSISDDRDKECQVPSKGTDRGVIIILAVSGCLLLLFVSLLLGIMCWHKEPIGGRGYHHVLNHEGGEYS; translated from the exons ATGCTGTCCGCTGtggtgctttttattttaatggtgggctctgtctgtgtgtgtgaagctgcagaagaaagaaaattagtttATGTGACTGTG TTGTTTCGTCATGGTGACAGATCTCCAATCAAAGCCTATCCTACTGATCCATATCAAGAGAGTGACTGGCCACAAGGCTTTGGACAGTTGTCACag gagGGGATGATGCAGCACTTTGAGCTGGGCCAGTTTCTGAGGAAGCGATATAAGGGATTTCTCAACGACTCCTATGACAGACATGAG GTCTTCGTTCGCAGTACAGACTACGATCGCACCCTGATGAGCGCTGAGGCCAACCTGGCAG GGCTCTACCCCCCCAGTGGTCAGCAGGTCTTCACACCGGGCTTGAACTGGCAGCCAATACCTGTACACACGGTGCCGCAAAGTGAAGAGAGg CTCCTTTCATTTCCTCTAGGTGACTGTCCTCGCTACAAACAGCTGATGAATCAAACTGAACACTCACCAGAGTTTCTGAATGTCACCAAAACATACCAG GACATCATAGATCTGGTGAGGAATAAAACCGGACTCAATAAAACGAATGTGGAATCAGTGTGGAGCGTGTACGACACACTCTTCTGTGAG TCCCGTCACAACAAGTCGGCTCCTGCGTGGGTGACTCCTGATGTGATGGAAAAGCTCAAAGTGCTCAAAGACTTTGGATTTCAG GTCATTTTTGGGGTCTACAAACAACAAGAGAAGAGCCGACTGCAGGGAG GTATCCTTCTGGGTGAAATAGTGAAGAATCTTTCCAAGATGGCGGTACCAGACCCGAACCAGAGGCAGAAATTGATGATGCTGTCAGCT CACGACACCACTGTAGCTGCTCTGCAGGCCAGCTTGAATGTGTTCAATGGAAAACAGCCGCCATATGCCTCCTGTCAAATATTTGAGCTGTACAGGGACACCAATGG CTCTGTTTCAGTATCATTGTTTTACCGGAATGACAGCACAGTGGAGCCGTACGCTCAGCAGCTGCCTGGCTGCTCCCTTAACTGCCCCCTAGATGATTTTGTGAGAATTACAAAGCTGTCTATTTCAGACGACAGGGACAAAGAGTGTCAAGTGCCTTCaaaagggacagacagag GAGTGATCATCATTCTGGCGGTGTCCGGCTGCCTGCTCTTACTCTTCGTCTCCCTCCTTCTTGGCATAATGTGCTGGCATAAGGAGCCAATTGGTGGCCGGGGATATCACCATGTGCTCAATCATGAAGGTGGAGAGTATTCctga